The Polynucleobacter sp. MWH-CaK5 region GTTTGTTTTATAGCTGGGATGATTTAGAAAAGGCCACATCAAAAATGGCCAACCTTTTGGCAAGTTTGCGCTTACCTCAAGGATCCCGAGTTGCAGTTCAGGTTGAGAAGTCACCTGAAGCACTCTTTTTATATTTGGCAACGCTCAAGGCAGGTTTGGTGTATTTGCCATTGAATACAGCTTATCAAGCTGCAGAGATTGAGTACTTTATTGGCAATGCTGAACCAGCGGTGATGGTCTGCAGCCCTAAGAATTTCTCATGGGTGTCTAAAGTTGCCTTCAAGGCAGGAACCAAGCATGTCTTCACCTTGGGTGAAGACCGCACGGGCACACTCTTGGATCGCGCAGCGACACAATCTGATAAGTTCAAAACGGTCAAGCGTGATGATGACGATTTGGCGGCCATTCTTTACACCTCAGGCACAACCGGTAGAAGCAAGGGTGCGATGTTGACTCATGGCAACTTGGGAAGTAATGCCGCAGTGCTGAAGAAGTTCTGGGCTTGGAAAAAAGGCGATGTTTTATTACATGCTTTGCCTATTTTCCACGTGCATGGATTGTTTGTTGCTTCCCATGGAGCTTTGCTCAATGGTAGCAAAATGATTTGGTTACCACGTTTGGATACCAAAGAGTTGATCAAGCATATGCCAAGATCAACCGTGATGATGGGTGTACCAACGTTTTACGTGCGCCTATTGTTAGATAAAGAATTCACCAAGCAAACGGTTAAAAACATGCGCTTGTTTGTTTCTGGTTCTGCTCCATTGTTGACTGAGACCTTCAATCTTTTCAAAGAAAGAACGGGTCACACGATTCTTGAGCGTTATGGCATGAGTGAAACAGTGATGTTGGTTTCTAATCCATATGAGGGTGCTCGTGTGGGTGGCTCAGTGGGCTTACCTTTGCCTAAGACTCAAGTTCGTATCACCAACGACGCTGGCAAGCTTTGTGGCGTGAATCAAATCGGTAGCGTTGAAGTCAAGGGCCCGAACGTATTCAAAGGTTACTGGCGCATGCCTGAGAAGACCAAAGAAGAGTTCACCAAAGACGGCTGGTTCAAAACAGGCGATGTTGGACGTTGGGGCGGTGAGACCAGCGCTGGCAAGGTTCCTGATAACTACCTCTGCATCGTTGGTAGAAGCAAAGACTTGATCATTTCTGGCGGTTATAACGTGTATCCAAAAGAGATTGAGAGTTTTATTGATGACATGGCTGGGGTTGATGAGAGTGCTGTGATTGGCGTGCCTCATCCTGACTTTGGTGAGGCTGTGGTGGCGGTGGTGGTTGCTAAGCCGGGTGCCAAGCTCAATTCAGATGCAATGATTGCTGATCTCAAAGGCAAGATTGCAAACTTTAAGGTGCCAAAGAAAGTCATCATTGTTTCTGAGTTACCTAGAAACGCGATGGGTAAAGTGCAGAAAAATATTCTGCGCCAAACTTATGCTTAAGCTTTAGATCTTTGATAAAGCGGTAAGAGTAGCAAATGCAAGGCCTTCTTAAGAAGGCCTTGTTCTTTTATAAAAACCTTTTTAGTAGAGACCCAAAGTGATCAGGCCTTTGTTGAGCATATAGGCTGATAGCGCGAACAGCACCAAGGCAAATACTTTTTTCAGTTGTGCCACATTGAGTTGGTGAGCCACTTTTGCGCCAAGAGGTGCTGTCACCACGCTCGCCAATGCAATACAAATAAGGGCTGGTACATAGATGTAACCAATGGAGCCGCTAGGAAGGTTCGGATTGCCATAGCCACTGATGATGTAGGCGATCGCACTGGCCAATGCAATTGGAAATCCCAGGGCAGCAGAAGTGGCAACCGCGTTGTGCATAGCGACGTTGCACCAGGTCATGAAGGGAACTGATATGAACCCGCCACCAGCACCAACCAAGCTGGATAAAAATCCAATGAAACTGCCAGCACCAAACATGCCAAGTTTGCCTGGTATGGTGCGACTTGGTTTAGGTTTTTTATTCGCCAACATTTGGTAGCCCGAGAAGCCAACAAATAAAGCAAAGATCAAAGAGAGCCAAGATGTTTTGAGTAGGGCAAATAATTTTCCGCCACCTAAAAGAGCGCCAATCAAGATGCCAGGCACTAAAAGAATCACGATGTCCCAACGCACTGCACCACGCTTATGATGTGCTCTCACGGAAGATAGGGAGGTGAAGATGATGGTGGCCATGGATGTGGCAATGGCTATGTGAACCACCACTTCAAGTGGAAAGCCATAGAGGGTGAATAAGAAGGTCAAGAAGGGCACCATGATCATGCCTCCACCAATCCCCAACAAACCTGCTGCAAAGCCTGTGAAACCGCCAAGAACTGCTAGTGCACCGATTTGAACAAGGGTCATTGATTACTCTTTATTTGAATTTATAAAATTGTTGATTGAGATAAGCCACTAAATCTGCTTCATCTTCCGGGAATAGGTCCAAGCGCAATTCTGTATTACACATGTTCACCATGAACTTAAGGCGTGCCGGATCTTTTACTTTGCGATCTGCTCGGGTGTAAATGATGTCGCCATTACCTAGACCAGATTTTTCAGCATGGCATTGGTAGCATTTGGCTTGATGAAGGGTTTTGCCATTATTGATATCTGCAGAAAATGCTGGTGATGCAATGGCTGTCAAAGCAACTGTCAAACTTACTGTGATGATGGATTTTTTAAGCATTGCAATCTCCAATTAAGTACAAATTAGATTCCCCACCTTGGCCGCTAGGCCGTCATCCTGAACCCAGTAGGTTCAAGGTGGCATGGCAATAATGTTTCGGGTGCATCAAGTCTTTCAGGGAGAGTATGACCCGAAGGCTGACTCTGTGAGTAACGAGACGCTCGCGCCCACACTATATGGCCCACGCCTGATGCTTGCGCATCGGTTCAAGGAACTATTGGCCTTGGCGCACCAGGTAGGGAAAGCATTTTCAGCGCAGAATCAACGGATGCTTCAATTTGATCAACCTTGCTTTGGATGGCATCGATTTGATCAAGGCTGGCACCAGGGTTTTCTGTGTTGCTGAGATTCATTTTTGCCGCTTGAAGGTCGCCCGCTAATTTGATAGCAGTCATGATGGCGGCACGTTCAATACTGCGATTACCAGCTGATAAAGCTGCTTCTAGTTGTTCGTCAACAATCGCGGCAGCAGCTCTTAAGCTGGTTTCATGTTCTGGCGTTGTGGAAAACGCAAACTTTTGACCTGCCAATGTAAGTTCAATGCGGTGTTGGCTCATTGCATATCCTTAGGGTGGACAGAAAGTAAGTCTAATTGGCCGGTATCCGCTTGGCTTGGTAGTTTTTCCAAGATTTGCTGAATACGTGCCTGAGCATCTTCAATCTTGGTCTCAAGGGCCAAGCGTTCTTTATGCGATTGCTCCACAGCTTCTAGTAAAGCCTTGGTTTTACCCTCTAGGCGCTCTAGACTGTCTTGCAAACGGCTATATGAATTGTTTGTAAGTTCTGACATAGGCATATTGTATATACTACTCTCGTTCTTAGGTGCTCTTGGAAGATAACAATCTACCAAAGTTAAACGGGAAACAGGGGTCTTATTAGTCTAAGGCTAAAGGATAACCTGTGCTGCCCCCGCAACGGTAAGTGAACGCACGCAAGTGCCGGCTCAATCGATATACCACTGGCTTAGGCTGGGAAGGTCATTGAGTTAGTTTCATGAGCCCGGATACCGGCCTGGAATGGTTAATTGAGTTACGGGGACGTTACTCGGTTATGAAGGTTCCGTGCTTGCGGGGGAACAAGCCAGCGACCATTGTTTTTTGAAAGTTCATCCTATGTTTACAAAACCAACCAAGGTTGCGCTCGCCTGCGCAGGCATTTTTGCAACCATCTCAACGGCGCAAGCTCAAACCAGCTCGGAATTTAATCCAGTAGTTGTGTCGGCAAGTAGAACCGAACAATCTTTATCAGATGTTTTGCCCTCTGTGTCAGTAATATCTAGAACCGACATTGATAAATCGCAGGCAACTAATCTAGCTGATTTATTGCAGGGTGAGGCAGGTTTTGAGTTTGGTAGAAATGGTGGCCCAGGTTCTATCACTTCTTTTTTCTTAAGAGGTCAAGATAGTAAGAACGTCGTTGTGATTGTTGATGGCGTTCGTTTAAAAGATGAGGTTACCGGTACTTCTCAAGTAGAAAACATCTCCTTGAGCCAGATAGAGCGCATTGAGTTACTTCGTGGTAATGCTTCAGCACTTTATGGGCAAGGTGCAGTAGGTGGCGTCATTCAAATCTTTACTAAAGCAGGTAAAGGCGACCCAAAAGCATACTCGTCAGTTTCTTATGGCTCCAGGAATACTTCCGATGTAGCGGTTGGTTATGGTGGACAGGTTAATGATTACAAATTTAACCTTGGAGTGTCTAGGCAAGAAACATCTGGATATTCAGCAATTAACTCTTCTCATTATCCTAATGCTAATTCTGATAAAGATGGTTATTTGAATAACTCCATGAGTGGCACTTTGTCAAAAAGTTTGGGAGCGGGGAATGAGATTGGCGTTAGATTAAACGCTACCTATGCCAAGCTTGATTACGATGATGCTTACGGAAGTAGAGCTGATCTTCACACTCAAACAAGTGCAAATTATTTAACAGGGCTTTATCTCAAAAATCAAATCAATGATCGATGGATATCTCAGCTTGATATAAATGCATCTCAAGTCGAAATAAAGGCGCATACAAATGGCGGTTTGAACACCAACAATGATACTCGTCAGAATCAGGTGCGTTGGTTCAATACCTATCAATATTCAGAAACTCAGTCATTCAATTTTGGTGCGGAGGATGTTAGGGCAAATAGTGTTGCAGTCAGCAGTTGGGCGAATAGCGATGCCTCTAGAAATGCGCGCGCCATTTTTGCTGGACACCAAGGTAAGTATGATCGCCTAACTTCGCAGTTGAATATTCGATATGACAATATAACCACGGGACAGGAAGCGACGACAGGTTTATTGGGTTTGGGATATCAACTGACTCAAAGTCTTAAAGCAGTTAGTAGTATTTCTAGCGGCTTCAATACTCCAACACTCTATGAGCAAACAGATACTCCAGCGTTGGTAAGTGAGAAGTATAAAAGTAGAGAAGTTGGATTTGTGCAAGCTAATCCACGTGGTTTGACGAGACTGGTTTACTTTAATACCTCAACGACAAATGCAATTTCATATACAGGGACTGGCTCTTGCAGCTCAGAATGTTATGAAAACATAGGTAAAGTTGAAAATAGGGGTTTTGAATTATCTTCAAAATTATCTTTAAGTGGATACATCTTAAAATTAAGTGCTGTTACTCAAGATCCTTGGGATATTTCAAATAATCGTCAGTTGGAACGTAGAGCTAAGCAATATGGTTCGGTCGATGTTAGTAGAGCAATTGGTTCTTATGACCTGGGTGCAAAGCTATATGGTTCCGCAGAGCGTACGGATCGAACAGGAGGTAGTGGAACTTTAGCCGGCTATTCAACTTGGTCTTTTTACGCTAGCAAAAAAATTGATAAAGAGTGGACGGCAAGACTTAAATTAGATAATGCATTTGACCGTGATTATCAATTAGCTTATGGATATAACACCCCTGGTCGCGGAGTCTTTGCTACATTGCAATATCAACCAAAGTAATTAAATGACCTCATCCAAAACCACTCTTTTTGTTTTGCTCGTGATTGCATCACTGGCGGCGATGGCTTTGGCTTTATCTATTGGCAGTGTCTCTAATGCAGACGCTGCCATCATTTACCAATTGCGCTTACCCAGAGTGTTGGCTGCATTTGCTGTGGGTGGTTTGTTGGCAATGTCTGGCAGTCTTTTGCAAGTCTTGACTCGCAATCCGTTGGCTGAGCCATCTGTTTTGGGTGTGTCTGGTGGGGCATCGGTGGGTGCTTTGGCTGTCTTGATGATGGGTGGTGCTGGAACTATTTGGGTTGCTGGTGGTGCTTGGATGGGGGCGATCGTTGTGATGCTCCTATTGTGGTTGCTGGTTGGTGGTTACTCCGCTCATCCATCGCGAATGTTGTTGGCCGGTGTCATGATTGCCACCGCCTGCGGTGCTATCAGCACTCTCATGATCACCTTCGCTTCGAATGTGGCCATGCCTGGCATGATTCATTGGCTAATGGGTGATTTGGACTCGGTCATCAGCCTTGAAGCTGTGGGCGCCATATTAGGTGTTTGGATATCTGTGTTGATTGTGGTGTGGAAGCTTTCTCCAAAAATCCATTTGCTTCAATTGGGCACTGATAAAGCTTTGACCTTGGGTGTTGATGTCTCTTATGTTCAATGGATGATGGTTTTGCTGTCTGCTTTATCAGCTGCTGCAGCTGTGTCGATCGCAGGATCAATCGGATTTGTTGGATTGTTGGTTCCTCATCTTCTGCGAGCATGCATCATTAAAAAACACGGCCCTGATCAAAAGTTCTTATTGCCTGCCTCTGCATTATTGGGCGGTACTTTTTTAGTTTTGGCTGATATGTTTGCCAGAACCATCATTGCTCCGTCTCAGTTACCAGTAGGCATCATCACCGCACTGATCGGGGTGCCTAGTTTCTTGTGGATCTTGTCTCGTTTTAGGCATTGGAATACATGATGACTACTCATTCTGTTGAAAATGTCAACATCGTTTTAGAAACAAAACATTTGGATGTTGAGGTTCCATGGCGACGCTTGGTCAAAGATTTAAATTGGCAAGTGAAGAAGGGTGAGCGCTGGTGTTTGATCGGTCGCAATGGCGCTGGCAAATCAACATTACTGAGAATCATTGCAGGCGTTCAAGCCAATACTTCTGTGGGTCAAATCAATTGGTTGGGACAGGCCTTACTCAGTTATAAGCCAGAAGAGCTTGCAAAGATTCGGGCTTATGCAGAACAGTTTCCGGTGAGTGGCGTGGGTCTAAGAGCCATCGATATGGTCTTGGCAGCCCAATGGCCATGGCATCTTGATGTTGCAGAAGAGATTGATCAAGCCCAAGCTGCTTTGCGTGCCTGTGATGTTGCTCACCTAGAAAACGCCCAGTGGCAAACCTTATCAGGGGGTGAGCGTCAAAGAGTTTCTTTGGCAGCATGTTTTGCGCAAAATACCCAAGCCATTCTGTTGGATGAGCCAACCTCTCATTTAGACATTGGTCATCAAGTAAGTCTATTAAAAACACTGACTGAAAGAAGTCAGTCATGTCATCAAACCATCATCGCAAGCTTGCATGAGATTGGTTTGATCCATCGAGGCTTCACTCATGCACTCTTGCTCATGAATGATGGCTCTTATTTGGCTGGGTCTTTATCTGAAGTGATTAATCCGATTAATTTGGAAAAATCATTGGGTCACCCGATTGCAACTGCGCAGACAGTTGAGGGTCAAGTCGTTTACGTCCCAGCTTGATAACTTAATAAATAACTTAGCGAATAACTTAGCGAAGTCGATTGATTTCAGCGCAGATCTTTTGGGCGCCTTGCATGATTCGAGGTGATGGCCTACTGATGATGTCGCCATCTAGATCAACAAATGCTTTGTTTTTCGTCGCAGCAAGCTGTGAGAAAGAAGTCCACATCGACCAATCGCTGCTCATTTTTTGATTGTCTACTGCGGTAAAAATAATTTCTGGGTTGGCTTTGATGACAGCTTCTCTGCTGACCGTTGGGACCAAAACTTTTTCATTCGCAAATAATTGCTCGCCACCACATAGTTGAATGATGTCACTGATGATGTGATCTTTGTTGAGTGTCATCAAGGGTTGTGCCCAGACTTGATAAAACACCCTGACTTTTCTTTGACTGATATTTGTTTGTTTGTTTTCAGTATTTTTGAGTTCTGTTATTTTGAGTCTAAGAACATCAGCATTCTTTTTGGCAATCAGGTCAGTGCCCAAGGCTTTGCCAATGGTTTCAATATCAGTAGCAATATCCAATAGCTTTTTAGGTTCCACAGCAATGAATTGCACATCTTTATTGAATGTCTTTTTGATTGATTGAATCTGAGATTCAGACATTCCACCTCGCCAGTAAATGATCAAGTCTGGGCGAAGTGATTTCATTTTTTCAAGATCAATTGATCTTGCATCGCTGGTGATGGGTAATTGTTTGACTGAAGTTGGATGGTTGCTGTAAGCGCTCACGCCCACGAGGCGCTCAGATCCTCCGGCCGAATCCACAAGCTCACTCAAATGAGGTGCTAGGGTGATGATGCGTTGTGGCTTGGGTTGTGAGCCTTCTTGTTTAGCAAAGCTGTCATGACTGCTAAAACTTATTGAGATGCCAAACAGTAGTTGAGAGGCGATCAATGCTATTGAAAAGCCTTGTGAGCGCATCTTGATCAGATTTCTAGGTTATCGATGAGGCGAGTTTTACCTAATTTGGCCGCTGCCAAAACAACCAATGGCTGATTGCTAGAAAGGTCAGCATCATTGGCGCTTAACAAGTCATTTCGTTTGCGCACAGAGATGTAATCAGGAACCCATCCTCTTTTGCTTAACTTAGCGCAAGCGTCTTGTTCGATTTTCAAGATGTCTGCAGCTGTTAATTTGCCTTGCAATACTTTTTCTTGGATTTCTTTGAGCGTTTGAATCAATTGCACAGCTTCTTGGCGCTCTTCTGTTGATAAGTAACCGTTTCTGGAAGAAAGGGCTAAGCCATCGTCTGCGCGCACTGTTTCTGCTGGAACAATGTCCACTGGCAGAGCTAATTGGCGACACATTTGACGAATCACCATCAACTGTTGATAGTCTTTCTTACCAAACACTGCCACCTTCGGTTGAACGCAAGAGAATAGTTTTAAAACAACTGTGCACACGCCTTGGAAAAAGCCTGGGCGGAATTCTCCTTCAAGTATCTTGCCTAGATTCTCAGGAGGTTCAACGCGATACTCTTGAGGCTCTGGGTACAAATCTTTTTCGGTGGGTGCGAACAGTACGTACACACCTTCTTTTTCTAGCTTCTCAACGTCTGCTTCAAAGGTGCGAGGGTATTTATCAAAATCTTCATTTGGCCCAAATTGCAGACGATTCACAAAAATACTGGCAATCACTGGATCGCCGTGCTGTCTGGCTAAGCGCATTAATGAAAGATGACCTTCATGAAGATTGCCCATGGTTGGAACAAACACTGCTCGGTTTTGGCCGCGCAATTGATCACGCAAATCTTGAATGTCGCTGATGATCTTCATGGAAAAATTTCTTTAGGGGGTGATGTTAGTTAGGCGAATATGCCAAACGCACATAAATAGGGGCGTACGGTTCAGCTTGAGTGATTTCAATCAAAGACTCCCTGGAGAGCTCTAGCATCGCAATAAAGTTAACCACTACCATTGGCGCACCTTGACCAGTAGCAATCGCATCTTCAAAGAGTTCAGTGAATTCAATGAAGCGCTCACCTTGCAAGCGTCGCAAAATGCGTGTCATGAAGTCACGCACAGACAATTGCTCACGGGTGATGGTGTGATGTTGATTGAGCTTGGCTCGATACAGAACATCTCTCCAAGCGGCTTGGATGTCATTTGGATTGATATCAGGCCAAGTAACCGCCACCGTGGTGTCAACGTGACCGTTGGCTTTGTAGAAGTCGCGACCGAGCACTGGCATCTTGTCGAGTTCTTGAGCGGCCAGTTTCATGCGCTCGTATTCAAGCAAGCGTCGAACCAATTCTGCGCGAGGATCTTCTACCTCTTCATCGCTATCAGCTTTTTTCATTGGCAAGAGCATGCGTGACTTGATTTCAATCAGCATCGCGGCCATTAAAAGATATTCAGCTGCTAACTCTAGGTTGGTGTGACGAATTTGTTCAATATAGCCAAGGTACTGCTTGGTTACCTCAGCCATTGGAATATCTAGAACGTTGAAGTTCTGTTTGCGGATCAAATAGAGCAAAAGATCCAGAGGACCTTCAAAAGCCTCTAGAAAAATCTCTAAGGCATCAGGTGGAATGTATAAATCAGAGGGAAGCTGAAATAAAGGCTCCCCATAGAGTCTCGCAAAAGACTCTGACATGCCATCAGTGACATCAGGGATGGCGGTAATTAAATCACTCATTGATAGACGTACGCTTTTTGCTTCACGCGAGCTGCTTTTTGGCGCTCTTGCTCTTCTGGACTGATTGGAGCTTTATCCCATAAAAGGGCGCGTCCCTCTTGCTGAGCCTGCTCTAGCTGAGGGTTTTGAGCTTTTAACTCTTCCAAAAAATGAGTGATATTTGATTTGTATTGGGCCATAGTTTGTCAATTGTAGCGATTTAACAGATTCAACTGCCTACATTTACCTTACAGGCCTCAGCGCTGAGCTTTTTAGCTCGTTCAAAGGCCAAATCCAGGGTTTCTAGACTGTTCTCTGGGTCGATCTCATCAATGAAGCCGCTGCGTACCATCAATGATGACGGTTGGCTGTTGGCGCAACAGACCAAGAGCTGACCACCATGTTTATTCAGAGAATTATTCAAGGCTTTTAAAGCATCAATACCGCTGGTATCAATATTGATCAATTGATGCATTTCCAAAATGATCACTTTTGGTTTTAAGCGATTTGGATCTTGAGGGTTGAATAAGTCTTCAACTTTATCGACCGCCCCAAAGAATAAAGATCCATAAATGCCATAAGCCTCAACACTGTTTTTTAAATCAAATGAATCATTCAGTGGTAAATCATCTTCATGGGCGAATGATTCTGGAAGCTCCAATTTTTCAATGCGAGTCAATGATGAAATTCTGTAGATAAAGAAAATGCACGCCAAGATAAGACCAACTTGCACTGCCACGGTCAGATCAAAAATGATCGTTAAGAAAAATGTGCCCAACAAAATCAATTGGTAGGTGATGTGGAATTGTTTCAAGCGTTTGAACTCAGTGCGATCAAACATATTCCATGCAATGTAGATCAAGATGCCTGCCAAGCATGGCATAGGAATATGGCTAGCAAAAGGTGCGGCAATGATCATGATCAATAAAATCACCACCGCATGAATCACCCCTGACACGGGTGTTTTTGCTCCAGCTTTGGCATTGGTCGCTGTTCTAGCAATGGTTCCTGTCACAGGTAGTCCGCCAAAGAATGGCACCACCATGTTAGCAATGCCTTGTCCCATCAACTCTTGATTAGGATCATGTTTATCGTCACTCAAGTTATCTGCAACTCTCGCGCACAGTAAAGATTCAATCGCTCCAAGAATGGCAATCGTCAGAGTTGGTGCAAACAGTTGTTTGGCTGTTTCCCAATCAAAGGCTGGGATTTTGGGGCTCGGTATTTGATTGGGAAGCTCACCAAAGCGACTACCAATGGTCTCTACAGGGATATCCAATACGTAAACCAAAATGGTGATCGACAGAAGGGCGACGATGATGCCAGGAACAAAGCTGATGGGGTGCCAAATGCGGGCGACTAAGGCGCTGACTTTGGGCCACAGAATGATCAAAGCCAAAGTGCTCAAAGCGATCGCAAATGCAAAGAGATTGGCGGTGTTGGCGTATTGATAAAACGCATGAATTTGAGAAAAGAAATCCGCCGGTAACTTCTCAACTTGTAAACCAAAGGCATCTTTGATTTGAGATAGACCAATCAATACCGCTATGCCGCTGGTGAAGCCAATGATGATGGCCACAGGAATGAAGCGAATCAAATTGCCCACGCGAAACAAACCCATGGTGAACAACAAAACTCCGGCAAAGAATGTTGAGAGTATTAAGTTGGCAACGCCGTATCGTTCAACGATCGCGTAAACAATCACGACAAAGGCGCCGGCTGGACCGCCAATTTGAACTTTACTGCCACCAAAGACTGAAATTAAAAAACCACCAATGACTGCAGAGATCAAGCCGGCTTCAGGTTTAAGTCCTGAGGCAATCGCAAATGCAATCGCTAAGGGAAGAGCAATGACGCCAACGGTGATGCCACTGCTTAAATCGCTGATAAATGTTTGGCTGTTGTAGCCCTTAGCGGCGTTGACGATTTTAGGTCGAAAACGCGCTAGGTTCATCATTGTTGATTGGCTGCGATGAGTTTTTCTATCATGACCGGATCAATTCTCGTCATCAAGTGCTGATAAGGATTGATCGCTTGCTTTGACGATAGGGACTTGTTCACATCATCCCAAGACATCGGTGGGATGTTGAAGAAACTTTCAACGCCTGCAGCCACATTTGGCACCACGGGTTTGAGGTACAAGGTCAAACGTCTGAAGGCTTCTAAAGTGATGCTACAAATAGTTTGTAGCTCTTGTTCTTTGCTCGGATCTTTGGCGATTTCCCATGGCTTGTTGCTGTCAACAAATCCGTTGACCAAGTCAGCTAATTCCATCACACGACGCAAAGCTTTCGCGTATTCACGTGTTTCGTATAGGTCAGCAATTTCATCTTTGGCATCGGCCAACTGACCGAGCAGTGGGTGACTCATCGCTGCATCATCAACGATGCCGCCAAAGCGTTTGACTAAGAATCCAGCGCTGCGACTTGCGATGTTGATGTATTTGCCTAATAAGTCACTGTTCACGCGCGCAGTGAAGTCTTGTAAGTTCAAATCCAAATCTTCCATGCTGGCATTCAGCTTGGCTGCAAAGTAATAGCGCAACCACTCTGGGTTCAAGCCACATTCAATCACGCTGTGGGCGGTGATGAAGGTGCCGCGTGACTTACTCATTTTTTCGCCATCAACCGTTAAGAAGCCGTGGGCAAAAACATTGGTAGGTGTGCGGTAGCCAGAGAAATGCAAAGTCGCAGGCCAGAACAAAGTGTGGAAATACAAAATATCTTTACCAATGAAGTGGTACTGCTCAGTGGTTGTGTCTGGTTTGGTCCATTCGTTGAAGTCCAAACCTTTTTGTTGGCATAGATTTAAAAAGCTGGCGTAGTAGCCAATTGGTGCATCTAGCCACACATAGAAATACTTGCCTGGCGCATCTGGAATCTCAAAGCCAAAGTAAGGGGCGTCTCTAGAAATATCCCAATCACCTAGTTGGCTCTCACCTGGCTCGCCGACCCATTCTTTCATTTTGTTGCGAGCTTCCACTTGCAGCGGAGT contains the following coding sequences:
- the panC gene encoding pantoate--beta-alanine ligase, with the protein product MKIISDIQDLRDQLRGQNRAVFVPTMGNLHEGHLSLMRLARQHGDPVIASIFVNRLQFGPNEDFDKYPRTFEADVEKLEKEGVYVLFAPTEKDLYPEPQEYRVEPPENLGKILEGEFRPGFFQGVCTVVLKLFSCVQPKVAVFGKKDYQQLMVIRQMCRQLALPVDIVPAETVRADDGLALSSRNGYLSTEERQEAVQLIQTLKEIQEKVLQGKLTAADILKIEQDACAKLSKRGWVPDYISVRKRNDLLSANDADLSSNQPLVVLAAAKLGKTRLIDNLEI
- a CDS encoding ScpA family protein — encoded protein: MSDLITAIPDVTDGMSESFARLYGEPLFQLPSDLYIPPDALEIFLEAFEGPLDLLLYLIRKQNFNVLDIPMAEVTKQYLGYIEQIRHTNLELAAEYLLMAAMLIEIKSRMLLPMKKADSDEEVEDPRAELVRRLLEYERMKLAAQELDKMPVLGRDFYKANGHVDTTVAVTWPDINPNDIQAAWRDVLYRAKLNQHHTITREQLSVRDFMTRILRRLQGERFIEFTELFEDAIATGQGAPMVVVNFIAMLELSRESLIEITQAEPYAPIYVRLAYSPN
- a CDS encoding DUF3460 family protein; its protein translation is MAQYKSNITHFLEELKAQNPQLEQAQQEGRALLWDKAPISPEEQERQKAARVKQKAYVYQ
- a CDS encoding SulP family inorganic anion transporter → MMNLARFRPKIVNAAKGYNSQTFISDLSSGITVGVIALPLAIAFAIASGLKPEAGLISAVIGGFLISVFGGSKVQIGGPAGAFVVIVYAIVERYGVANLILSTFFAGVLLFTMGLFRVGNLIRFIPVAIIIGFTSGIAVLIGLSQIKDAFGLQVEKLPADFFSQIHAFYQYANTANLFAFAIALSTLALIILWPKVSALVARIWHPISFVPGIIVALLSITILVYVLDIPVETIGSRFGELPNQIPSPKIPAFDWETAKQLFAPTLTIAILGAIESLLCARVADNLSDDKHDPNQELMGQGIANMVVPFFGGLPVTGTIARTATNAKAGAKTPVSGVIHAVVILLIMIIAAPFASHIPMPCLAGILIYIAWNMFDRTEFKRLKQFHITYQLILLGTFFLTIIFDLTVAVQVGLILACIFFIYRISSLTRIEKLELPESFAHEDDLPLNDSFDLKNSVEAYGIYGSLFFGAVDKVEDLFNPQDPNRLKPKVIILEMHQLINIDTSGIDALKALNNSLNKHGGQLLVCCANSQPSSLMVRSGFIDEIDPENSLETLDLAFERAKKLSAEACKVNVGS
- the metG gene encoding methionine--tRNA ligase, coding for MPMRQILVTSALPYANGQIHIGHLVEYIQTDIWVRFQRMRGHEVHYVGADDTHGTPIMLRAEKEGITPKELIANVWKEHKRDFDDFLVSFDNYYSTDSAENKTLSEEIYIKLREAGLIEKRAIEQAYDPVKEMFLPDRFIKGECPKCGAKDQYGDSCEKCGATYAPTDLKNPFSVVSGATPIRKVSDHYFFKLSDPRCESFLREWTQVKTPLQVEARNKMKEWVGEPGESQLGDWDISRDAPYFGFEIPDAPGKYFYVWLDAPIGYYASFLNLCQQKGLDFNEWTKPDTTTEQYHFIGKDILYFHTLFWPATLHFSGYRTPTNVFAHGFLTVDGEKMSKSRGTFITAHSVIECGLNPEWLRYYFAAKLNASMEDLDLNLQDFTARVNSDLLGKYINIASRSAGFLVKRFGGIVDDAAMSHPLLGQLADAKDEIADLYETREYAKALRRVMELADLVNGFVDSNKPWEIAKDPSKEQELQTICSITLEAFRRLTLYLKPVVPNVAAGVESFFNIPPMSWDDVNKSLSSKQAINPYQHLMTRIDPVMIEKLIAANQQ